Part of the Ignavibacteria bacterium genome is shown below.
CTGCAGGCATTGATTACTCCAATAATCGCATTAACTACAAAGTCACATTAATCTTAAGAAATAAATATGAAGTTGCTCCTGAAATAATAGGAGATTTCATTCGTCAGAAATTTTACGGTGGTCTGGGTGTTAATTTCACCGATAGGTATTTTTTTGGCGGAGGAAGAGTGTTCACGGGAAGAGTCAGAGGTTTAGTTCACACTCTTGAAGATAATTTAATTGGAGGGCTGGCTACTGTAAACCAGCCGTATCTATTTAACAACGAGAACATAAACGGGAATATAAGCGCAGAGGTTAATTTTTATACTGTCGATACCTTCAAAGTAGTTGAGATTAAAAATTCAAACGGTGTTTCGTATGACCTGCCGGCTTTTACATATGTAAATAAGTTAGTAGGTGAATGGCAGCTTATAAATACTAATTTTGCGACTAAATATGATATAACCGACGGTACAGATACCCTTCGGGCATTTAGTGTAAATGTCTTTTCATCAAGAATAAGCTTAACTGCTGTTCATAATGGTCTTGATAATTTACTATATCCGACAAGCGGTTTTTATCAGACGAATAATATTCAGGAAAGCGGACTAATAGGCGGACTGATTGAAAAAATTTTTAACACGCATACATTTAAATATTTGAAGTTTCTCACTATCAATAAATTTTTTATGAGTTTATCGAAAGACCCTCTTGAATCTGTACTGGCTACAAAATTTATGACAGGTATTCTATATGAATATTCCGACAATAATATTTTTGTCGAAAATGATGTTGAAATACGTACTGATGCTCTTCCGACAGATTTCAAATTTACAGAAGGCGGAGCTTCGAGTAACCGCGGATGGCGCTCTCACCAGCTCGGGTTCGTTCCCAATCAGGAAGTCGGCGGAAATTTCATTATTGAAGGAAGCATAGAATACAGAGGAAGACCATTTCTTGATTCTAAAAATTTTTTATTGAAAGATTTAGGATTTGTAGCTTTTGTTGATTACGGAAACGTCTGGGAAGGCATCAAAGATTTTAGAATGAATCAAATCGCAATATCTATCGGTCCGGGAATCCGGTATTATACTGTAATAGGAGCGATAAGGTTAGATTTAGGGTTAAAGCTTTATGACCCGAATCCGGGTCCTGTTGGAGTAACAAAATGGCTGTTTCAATCCGGGGCTAATTGGAATGATAAATATGCGATTCAATTTGGTATCGGAAATACATTTTAAAATTTCATTTAAATGTGGAATAGAATAATAGGACAGGAACGAGTTAAGAAAATCGTAAATACAGTTTTTAAAAGCGAAAAAATTGCTCATTCATATATTTTTTACGGCAAAGAAGGCGTAGGAAAAGATGCTGTTGCTCTTGAATTTGCTAAAATGCTAAACTGCGAAACACCTGTCAACGGTGAAGCATGCGACAAATGTAAAAGCTGTGTTCAAATTAATAACTTCAACTCCCCTTTCGTCAAATTCATAATGCCTCTTCCCACAGGAGGGAAGGATACGGATGATGATGATTCTGTTAATGATTTAAAGCAGGAAGATTATGAGACTCTACGTGAAGAAATAAACAATAAAATCGAAGATATTTATCATAAAATAAGAATTCCGAAGGCAAATTTTATTCGCATAAACAGCATTCGTGACATAAAAAACTCGATTTATCTTAGTGAAGGAAATAAAAAGAAAGTTTACATAATTTCTGATGCGGATATGATGAATCCGCAATCTGCAAACGCATTACTTAAAATTCTTGAGGAGCCTCCGAAAAATTCGATATTAATTCTCACAACATCAAGATTGAATTCTCTGCTGCCGACCATTATCGGAAGATGTCAGAAAATTCAGTTCGATGATCTTTCTCTTGACGAAATAAAAAAATATATACGCTCAAAAGACTCCTCTTTATCGGAAAAAGACCTTGATATGTATGCAGAGCTTTCCGGCG
Proteins encoded:
- a CDS encoding AAA family ATPase yields the protein MWNRIIGQERVKKIVNTVFKSEKIAHSYIFYGKEGVGKDAVALEFAKMLNCETPVNGEACDKCKSCVQINNFNSPFVKFIMPLPTGGKDTDDDDSVNDLKQEDYETLREEINNKIEDIYHKIRIPKANFIRINSIRDIKNSIYLSEGNKKKVYIISDADMMNPQSANALLKILEEPPKNSILILTTSRLNSLLPTIIGRCQKIQFDDLSLDEIKKYIRSKDSSLSEKDLDMYAELSGGSIYNCNKILSGYFLEVKDKVLDYLMFLLSNKYLSLGNVIDNINDGKEKEKMKQFLLFLIYWFRDLALLNAGNEKMILNHDKLDRLKKFNENFKTNFFKVISEIEDTFRDIDLNINPELIFFKLSFRLKQNIVRK
- a CDS encoding BamA/TamA family outer membrane protein, with the protein product MVFVPGLLYSQGANTEFDHPLSVDEVTFKFNDGDEEFGESALSSIIFTKSGDDFNYDELVLDMQRIEKFYFDNGYFDAEVDTSFTYNDDTTEISVEFIITQNKPYKINKIEYFGLDSVTAAPKNQIFTPKDYVVKSGQIYTKNNVNIEVIRILTILNNNGYAYAEKQEVVVQKIMDASPVRNNLLNIEIFINTGEIYYFGKTTITIKNNIYDIDVNDFYRDLQYKEGELFSKEKLAKTENKIASVSLLESSAFDTAGIDYSNNRINYKVTLILRNKYEVAPEIIGDFIRQKFYGGLGVNFTDRYFFGGGRVFTGRVRGLVHTLEDNLIGGLATVNQPYLFNNENINGNISAEVNFYTVDTFKVVEIKNSNGVSYDLPAFTYVNKLVGEWQLINTNFATKYDITDGTDTLRAFSVNVFSSRISLTAVHNGLDNLLYPTSGFYQTNNIQESGLIGGLIEKIFNTHTFKYLKFLTINKFFMSLSKDPLESVLATKFMTGILYEYSDNNIFVENDVEIRTDALPTDFKFTEGGASSNRGWRSHQLGFVPNQEVGGNFIIEGSIEYRGRPFLDSKNFLLKDLGFVAFVDYGNVWEGIKDFRMNQIAISIGPGIRYYTVIGAIRLDLGLKLYDPNPGPVGVTKWLFQSGANWNDKYAIQFGIGNTF